CCAGAACCGCATCGTCTCCGGTGACGGGACAATCTTCCTCATCGAATCCATCAAGTCTGCCTCCGGCACGCTGGAACACATTCAAGCCAACCGGGAAGCCATGGGCTACGGAGATGCGTGGATCATGATGATGATCGGCGCACTTTGCGGATGGGAGGGAGTCCTCTTCTGCCTCGTTGCCGGAAGCCTCACCGGTATCATTGCCGGTCTGGCAGGGCGCATCGGATTCGGGAAACCGATCCCCTTCGGGCCCTGCCTGCTATTCGCCGCCGCCATCTGGATTCTGGGCGGCTACGAGCTGTGGGCATGGTATTGCGAATGGCTGCTCGTGCCCCTGTAAGGAAAGGAGGAAACGAGATATCCTGGGGAGTCCTCCTATTCGGAGTCCTTTTTCTCAGAATTTTTGATCCACTTGGCAAGGCTCGCAAAAAACACTTGCTCCAGAGAATTGCGAGGATGTCCCGTACTCTCCAGAGTCACGGAAGGATCCTCGGCCACCAGCCGCTTGATCCCGTCGATCAATTCAGGCGACGCATGATCCAGAAGAATCTCCGTCCGGGAAGAATCGCGCGTCAGTTCATCGACGGAACCTTCCGCAATCATCACCCCCTTGTAAATGATACCGACGCGGTCGCATACCTCCTGCACCTGCTCCAAAAGGTGAGAGCAGAGGAACACCGACATTCCGCGCTTCTTCAAATTCAGGATAATGTCGCGGATCGCACGGGAGCCGATCGGGTCGACACCGGCAGTCGGCTCATCCAGCACCACCAACCGGGGGTCCTGCACAAGAGCCTGAGCCAGTCCTATGCGCTGAAGCATCCCTTTGGAATACCCACCAAGACGCCTGTCGGCCGCATCTTCCAGCCCGACCAGATCAAGCAGTTCCGCAACCTTCTCCTTCAAGGCGATTCCCTTCAAACCGCACAGCTTCCCGTAGAAAGCCACAGTCTCGGCTCCTGTCAGAAACTTGTAGAAATACGGATTCTCAGGCAGGAATCCCACCTTGTTGCGGCTGTCCGGATCCGTACCGGGAATGCCGAATATCGAGCAGGTTCCCTCCGTCGGCTTGACCAATCCCAGCAAGGCCTTCATCAATGTCGATTTCCCGGAGCCGTTGGGGCCGATCAAACCGTACACATCTCCCTCGCCGACATCCAGGGAAACCCCCTTGAGGGCATAGACTCCCGGTCTGCCCCATGGGGTCAGGAATTGTTTATGCAGATTGGTGACGCGGACAGCAGGAATCATCGTGATGGGAAAGGGATCAGATTGCAGAATAACTCACGACAGTTGCACTTGGGCAAGGCGGCGCAACAGGCACTTGCTCATCTCCACGCCCTTGTTGAACAGTTCAACGGGCATATTCTCGTTCGGAGAATGGATGCGGGCGTCAGGCAGGCACAAGCCGATCAGCAAACTATCCACGCCGAGGATGTCCTTGAACTCCGTGATACTTCCGATGCTGCCCCCTTCGCGCACGAGGACGGGTTTCACTCCAAAACTCTCCTCCAAAGCCTCCTGCGCGGCGCGACTGAATGAAGACTTGGGATCGCACAAATACGGAGTACTGACGTGCTGGCGGCGGAACTCAAGCTTGACCGAAGGAGGAGTCAGGCGACGGAAATGGGCTTCCAATAGATCCTGGATACGCGCGCCATCCTGTCCCGGAACAGTACGGCAAGTAATTTTGGCAAACGCGGACGAGGGAATAATCGTCTTGCTGCCCTCACCCTGGTATCCGCTTCCGAGACCATTGATTTCAAGAGTCGGCCGGGCGTAAATGCACTCGGTCCCCGTATAGCCGGTTTCCGGCATCAGCGTTTCCACACCGACAAGCCGTGCGATATCGGCATT
This is a stretch of genomic DNA from Akkermansia sp. N21116. It encodes these proteins:
- a CDS encoding ABC transporter ATP-binding protein; the encoded protein is MIPAVRVTNLHKQFLTPWGRPGVYALKGVSLDVGEGDVYGLIGPNGSGKSTLMKALLGLVKPTEGTCSIFGIPGTDPDSRNKVGFLPENPYFYKFLTGAETVAFYGKLCGLKGIALKEKVAELLDLVGLEDAADRRLGGYSKGMLQRIGLAQALVQDPRLVVLDEPTAGVDPIGSRAIRDIILNLKKRGMSVFLCSHLLEQVQEVCDRVGIIYKGVMIAEGSVDELTRDSSRTEILLDHASPELIDGIKRLVAEDPSVTLESTGHPRNSLEQVFFASLAKWIKNSEKKDSE